The Saccopteryx leptura isolate mSacLep1 chromosome 2, mSacLep1_pri_phased_curated, whole genome shotgun sequence genome has a window encoding:
- the SET gene encoding protein SET isoform X2: protein MGRASRPLHAHLAQKEQQEAIEHIDEVQNEIDRLNEQASEEILKVEQKYNKLRQPFFQKRSELIAKIPNFWVTTFVNHPQVSALLGEEDEEALHYLTRVEVTEFEDIKSGYRIDFYFDENPYFENKVLSKEFHLNESGDPSSKSTEIKWKSGKDLTKRSSQTQNKASRKRQHEEPESFFTWFTDHSDAGADELGEVIKDDIWPNPLQYYLVPDMDDEEGEGEEDDDDDEEEEGLEDIDEEGDEDEGEEDEDDDEGEEGEEDEGEDD, encoded by the exons ATGGGCCGCGCGTCCAGGCCCCTGCACGCCCACTTAGCTC aaaaagaacagcaagaagcAATTGAACATATTGATGAAGTACAAAATGAAATAGACAG aCTTAATGAGCAAGCCAGTGAGGAGATTTTGAAAGTAGAACAGAAATATAACAAACTCCGCCAACCATTTTTTCAGAAGAGGTCAGAATTGATCGCCAAAATCCCAAATTTTTGGGTAACAACATTTGTCAACCATCCACAAG TGTCTGCACTGCTTGGGGAAGAGGATGAAGAGGCGCTGCATTATTTGACAAGAGTTGAAGTGACAGAATTTGAAGATATTAAATCAGGTTACAGAATAGATTTT TATTTTGATGAAAATCCTTACTTCGAAAATAAAGTTCTCTCCAAAGAATTTCATCTGAATGAGAGTGGTGATCCATCTTCAAAGTCCACTGAAATCAAATGGAAATCTGGAAAG GATTTGACGAAACGTTCAAGTCAAACGCAGAATAAAGCCAGCAGAAAGAGACAGCATGAGGAACCAGAGAGCTTCTTTACCTGGTTTACTGACCATTCTGATGCAGGTGCTGATGAATTAGGAGAAGTCATCAAAGATGATATTTGGCCAAATCCATTACAGTACTACTTG gttccTGACATGGATgatgaagaaggggaaggagaagaagatgatgatgatgatgaagaagaagaagggttGGAAGATATTGATGAAGAAGGGGATGAGGATGAAGGTGAagaagatgaagatgatgatgagggggaggaaggagag GAAGATGAAGGAGAAGATGACTAA
- the SET gene encoding protein SET isoform X1: MSAPAAKVSKKELNSNHDGADETSEKEQQEAIEHIDEVQNEIDRLNEQASEEILKVEQKYNKLRQPFFQKRSELIAKIPNFWVTTFVNHPQVSALLGEEDEEALHYLTRVEVTEFEDIKSGYRIDFYFDENPYFENKVLSKEFHLNESGDPSSKSTEIKWKSGKDLTKRSSQTQNKASRKRQHEEPESFFTWFTDHSDAGADELGEVIKDDIWPNPLQYYLVPDMDDEEGEGEEDDDDDEEEEGLEDIDEEGDEDEGEEDEDDDEGEEGEEDEGEDD; the protein is encoded by the exons ATGTCGGCGCCGGCGGCCAAAGTCAGTAAAAAGGAGCTCAACTCCAACCACGACGGGGCCGACGAGACCTCAG aaaaagaacagcaagaagcAATTGAACATATTGATGAAGTACAAAATGAAATAGACAG aCTTAATGAGCAAGCCAGTGAGGAGATTTTGAAAGTAGAACAGAAATATAACAAACTCCGCCAACCATTTTTTCAGAAGAGGTCAGAATTGATCGCCAAAATCCCAAATTTTTGGGTAACAACATTTGTCAACCATCCACAAG TGTCTGCACTGCTTGGGGAAGAGGATGAAGAGGCGCTGCATTATTTGACAAGAGTTGAAGTGACAGAATTTGAAGATATTAAATCAGGTTACAGAATAGATTTT TATTTTGATGAAAATCCTTACTTCGAAAATAAAGTTCTCTCCAAAGAATTTCATCTGAATGAGAGTGGTGATCCATCTTCAAAGTCCACTGAAATCAAATGGAAATCTGGAAAG GATTTGACGAAACGTTCAAGTCAAACGCAGAATAAAGCCAGCAGAAAGAGACAGCATGAGGAACCAGAGAGCTTCTTTACCTGGTTTACTGACCATTCTGATGCAGGTGCTGATGAATTAGGAGAAGTCATCAAAGATGATATTTGGCCAAATCCATTACAGTACTACTTG gttccTGACATGGATgatgaagaaggggaaggagaagaagatgatgatgatgatgaagaagaagaagggttGGAAGATATTGATGAAGAAGGGGATGAGGATGAAGGTGAagaagatgaagatgatgatgagggggaggaaggagag GAAGATGAAGGAGAAGATGACTAA